GCGCCTGCGCGGGCCGGTCTCGGCGGACCTCACGGGCGGCGACCGCCTGCTGCTCACCGGTCCCAACGGCGCCGGCAAGTCCACGCTGCTGCACGTCCTGGCCGGGCGCCTCGACCCCACGGCGGGCCGCGTCCTGCGGCACACGGGCGCGCGGATCGCCCTGCTCACCCAGGAGGCCCCCGCCTGGAACCCGCGGCACACAGCGCGCCAGGCGTTCGAGGTGCACCTGCACCGCCGGGGCCTCCTGGCGGACGACGACGGCGGGGCGCCGCCGCTCGCCTCGCTCGGGCTCCTGGAGCCCCGGAGCATGGACGCCCCCGTCGGCCGCCTGTCCCAGGGGCAGCAGCGGCGCCTCCACCTGGCCCTGTGCCTCGCCGAGCGGCCGGATCTGCTGATGCTCGACGAGCCCACCAACCACCTCTCCGCGACGCTCGTCGACGAGCTGACGGAGGCCCTCCGCGCGACCCGGTCGGCGGTGGTCGTGGCCACCCACGACCGGCAGATGCTCCGCGACCTCTCCGACTGGCCGCGGCTGGAGCTCACCGCCGAGGCGGTGGCCCGATGATGCCGACCGCCGCCCTGAAGCCGCTGTCCGCCTCGCTGCCCGCCGGCGTCATCGCCGACCGGGTGTCGAAGAAGCGGATCCTGGTGATCGTCCTCGCGGCGAACGCCGTGGCGGCCGGCACCGTCTCGGGGCTCGCCCTCGCCGGGGCGGCGCCGTACTGGCTCCTCGGGCTCTCGGCCCTGCTCATCGGGGCCTCGACGGCGTTCTTCTTCCCGGCCTACACGGCGCTGGTCCCGATGCTCGTCGACGAGGATCAGCTGATGGCCGTGCACGGCCTGGAGGGGGCGACGCGGCCCGTCGTCGGCCAGGCGCTGGCACCGGCCGTGGCCGGGGCTGTCATCGGCGCCGCGAGCCCGCCGGCCGGCGGCCTGCTGATCGCCCTCACCCTCGCCGCCGGTGCGGTCCTCGCCGCCCGACTTCCCGACGTCGGCGCTCGCCTCCCCGACGCGGCCGGCGGTCTACGGGGCGGTGCTGGCCGCCCTCGGCCTCGGCGGCCTGGTGGGCTCGCTGGTGGCCGGCGGAACGTCGGCGCCCCGGCGGTTCCTGCCCGCCATGGTGACCGCCTGGGCCCGCGCCTGCCTGCCGCTGGCCCTGCCCGCGTGGACGTCGAGCCCGTGGATCATCGGGGCCGGGCTGATGCTCTACGGCGCCGGCATCGGGGTGGGCATGGTGATCTGGGGGACCGCGCTCCAGACCCACGTGCCGCTGGTGCTGGCCGGGGTGCTGGCCGCGGCCGGGCAGCTGCGCTCCGAGGATGTAGAGATGCAGCCAAGATTTCACACGACACGCGGTGGACACTTCCGACATCCGGTGAGGAACCCTGAGGTGTGGAAAGTAAGTGCGCCCGTCTCCACCTCCAGAGTTTCCAAGGGTGGGCGGGCCGAGGTGTCACGCGGAGTCGGGGGAGTCCGGGCCTGCGTCGCCGTGAGCCTCGGACGATGGGCGTTTGGATGTGCGGTTATAGACAGATGACTCCCACTCCTGCCCACCGGGACTTCTCCACCACACCCGCTTATGCGAACCGGGTCTGACGTCATGGGGCGTCAACGGCGCGTTTCGGGTCGGGTGCCACTGCGCGGCCAGGTCCGGGCGGAGGTCTGCCAATGACAGCCCAGGCTGGGGGCGGGATCGTGCTGCTCCGGCGCGCGCTTTCCCGCAGTCCGGGCAGCCAAGGGTCTGACGTCGAGTTCGCTGCCCGACGACAGCCTCCCATTCGGCACCGCAGAGACTGCAGAGCCACCACGCGGATGCGTTCCGCGCATTCGCCACGTCCGCCGGTGTCAGGCCGCCATTCTTTGATGGATGCCACGGCCGATCCTGCGCTCGGCGTCGGCTTTCTTCGCGGCGGATGCTCGAGACGCCCACAGCGCTGATCGTGGACTACATCGACGAACACAAGCACGAGTTCGGTGTCGAGCCGATCTGCGCCACGCTGTCCGCGGCAGGCACACAGATCGCACCGAGCACGTACTACGCGGCCAAGACGCGCCCTCCTTCAGTGCGCAGCCTGCGCGATGAGCAGGTGCTCGTGGAAATCCGGGGGGTGCATGAGGCCAACTACGGGGTCTACGGGGCCCGGACGGTCCACGCGCAACTGCGGAGGGAGGGCCTGCAGGTGGCCAGGTGCACGGTGGAGCGGCTCATGCGAGCCGCAGGCCTGCGCGGG
The sequence above is a segment of the Micrococcus endophyticus genome. Coding sequences within it:
- a CDS encoding zinc-ribbon domain-containing protein, whose product is MGVSSIRREESRRRAQDRPWHPSKNGGLTPADVANARNASAWWLCSLCGAEWEAVVGQRTRRQTLGCPDCGKARAGAARSRPQPGLSLADLRPDLAAQWHPTRNAPLTPHDVRPGSHKRVWWRSPGGQEWESSVYNRTSKRPSSEAHGDAGPDSPDSA